The nucleotide window ATTTGGTTTATAAACCTTTATAACTTTTTAGATGGTATAAATGGCTATGCTGGAAGTGAAGCGGTATTTTTAGCAGTAGCTGGATTTATTTTATTTGGTGGAAATCATTTTTTAGTTTTAGCTATGGCAGTTTTAGGATTTTTATATTGGAATTGGAACAAAGCTAAAATATTTATGGGAGATGTAGGAAGTACACTTCTTGGATATAATATAGCAATTTTTACAATATATTATACAAATCAAGAACCAACAAACTTTTGGGTATGGATTATTTTATTTAGTGTTTATTGGTTTGATGCAACTTTGACTTTAATAAGAAGAAAATTAAATAAAGAAAAACTCTCTCTTGCCCATAAAAAGCATGCATATCAAAGACTTACCCAAGCAGGATGGAGTCACTATAAAGTGACGAATTATTCTATTGGATTAAATATATTATTATTAGGAATTGTATATTTCCTACCAAATATTTTAGTAGCAATTATTGTATCTTTGTTAGTTATAATCATAGTTATGAAATTTATAGATAATAAAAAGAAGTTTGAATAATGACATATAAAAGACTTGAAATACCTGAGTTAGTGCTATGTGAACCAACTTTCCATGAAGATAATCGTGGATTTGTTTTCGAATCATTTAAAAAAAAATCTTTTGACGATTTTTTAGGATTTAAAGTAGATTTTTCTCAAGATAATATCTCTTATAGTAAGTATGGAGTTGTAAGAGGACTTCATACAAATACTTATGAATTTGCCCAATCAAAGCTGATAAGTGTTTTAAAAGGTAAAATCCTTGATGTAGCAGTTGATTTTAGAGTAGGAAGTCCAAGTTTTGGAAAAGTAGTAAGTGTAGAGTTAAATAGTGAAGAAAATAAACAACTTTTCATACCAAGAGGTTTTTTACATGGTTTTTCAGTTTTAAGTGAAGATGCACTTGTTATGATAAAAATTGATAGATATTTTGCAAGTGGTGAAAGTATAGGTATCAGATATGATGACAAAGATTTATCAATTGATTGGAAAATAGATGAAAAATTTGTTATTTTATCTGAAGCTGATAAAAAATTATCAAATTTTAAAGACATAAAATCACCATTTGTTTATGGTGAAAATTATTATTAGAAGGCTTTTATGAATTATCTAAGAGATAAAAGATTTTTAGGGATTATAGCAACGATTGTTATATCAATTTTTTCATTTTTTTTGGTTACATTTTTGTTAGCCAAAGGTGTTTTTTTAGAAGCTTTAATCATTATTCTTATTTTTAGAGTGATTGCATCATTTTTATTTTTTGATGATTATAAATTATCTTGGTCAAAAGCCTCTACAAAAACTGGACTTATGAAAGTTATACTAGCTGTTATAAGTTTTGTTGTTTATATGCCTATCTTGTATTATTGGTTTAAAATACCTTTTAATCTTATGTTTATTGATTTGATATTTTATACTTTTATAGTAAATATTTTAGTATATGTTTACAAGTATTATCATACAGTTGGAAGAAATCAAAAAACAAAAAAACTTGTGATATATGGTGCAGGAAAAGCTGGTTTGCAACTTCAAAGAGAATTTTTAAATAGTGAGTATCATTTAGTTTGTTTTATTGATGATGATGAAATCTTACATCATAGAAGTATAGATGGTATTTCTATTTATTCTCAAGAAAAATATTATAGTTTATTTCAAGAAGAAAAATTTGATATGATGGTTATAGCTATGCCATCTGTCTCAAAAGATAGAATAAAAAATATTTATGAAACTATGCAAGGAAACTTTGATAGAATCAAAATCCTACCAAGTATTCAAAATATCTTGAAAAAAGAAGAGTTTACAAAACAACTAAAAGATATTTCAGTTGAAGATTTACTTGCTCGTCATCCAAAAGATTTGGATAAAAAACAAATAGAAAATTTTATAAAAGATAAAGTAGTCCTTATAACTGGTGCAGGTGGAAGTATAGGAAGTGAGATAAGTAGACAATGTAAAGCTTATGGAGCAAAACAATTAATACTTTTAGATCATAGTGAGTTTAATCTTTATTCTATTATGGAAGAATTAAAAGATGAAAATGTTATTCCAGTTATGCAAACAGTTAGAAATTTTGGTTTTATAGAAAATACTTTTGAAAAATATAAACCGCAGATTGTTATTCACGCAGCTGCTTACAAACACGTTCCTTTAGTTGAACACAATATTTTAGAAGGTATTTCAAACAATATAATTGGAACTAAAAATTGTATAGATTTATCTATAAAATATGGAGTTGAAAAATTTGTATTAATCTCAACTGATAAAGCTGTTCGTCCAACAAATGTAATGGGAACAACAAAAAGAATTTGTGAATTATATGCTCAAAATGTAAATGCAGAAAATACAGAAATAGTAGCAGTTAGATTTGGTAATGTTTTAGGAAGTAGTGGAAGTGTTATTCCAAAATTCAAATCTCAAATAGAACAAGGTAAAAATATAACTGTTACTCATCCAGATATTACAAGGTATTTTATGCTTATTCCTGAAGCTTGTGAACTTGTACTTCAAGCAGCAAGTATTGGAAAAGGTGGAGAAATTTTTATACTTGATATGGGTGAACCTATAAAGATAGTTGATTTAGCTAAAAAAATGATAGAACTAAGTGGAAGAAATGAGATAAATATTGAGTTTTGTGGCTTAAGACCTGGTGAAAAACTATATGAAGAATTATTGATAAATGATAGCGATCAAAAAACAAAGTATGAATCAATCACAGTTGCAAGCCCAACGAATTTTGATATAAATAAACTAAATCAAAAAATTGATGATTTACTTGTTTGTGATGATAAAATAGCAAAATTAAAAGAAATTGTTCCAGAATTTAATCATCAGCTTAATAATTAATAATATTATCTTAAGAAACTATAACTTATAATCTTTTAAATTATTATTTAAAGGATTTAGTTATGAAATCGGCCTTTTCTTTACTAGAATTGATTTTTGCGATAGTTATTTTGGGGATTATTGCATCTTTTGCTGTTCCAAAATATATGGATACAAAAGATAGTGCTTTGGTATCAACTATAAAAAGAGATATAAATACAGCTATAAATTCTATTCAAAGTTATTATTTATTAAATCAAAAGATAGAAAAAATAAGTGATACTATGAATGTAAATGATACAAACTGGACAATTGCTGATTTAAAAATGACTGATAAAAATTCTTGTTTAAGTTTAGAAGTAAAAACAGATTCAAATAGTACAAAAACTTTAGAATTAACTATTGATGATACAAAAGATACAACTATTTGTAAAAAGATTCAAAATTCAGGTTTAGTAAGTAAAACTTATGAATTGTATTAAAAGAGTTTTACTCTTTTTTTCTAATTCTTAAAAAAGAGGCAAATTTTGGTTTGTTGTTTTTTGTAAATCCATAATATTTAAAAGTTATGATTTCACCAATTTTTGGTGGGTTAAGTCTTTCTTTATTTGAAAAACCACCGCCAAGATTGAAAACTATACCGTTTTTTAGTTTTATAACTAAACTTTTAAAGTTTTTCTCTTTATTATAATTATGACCTATTACAACTCCCTCATCATCGAAAAATGTTTTTACTTTTAAAATATTATTTGTTCTTCCATTTTCATAGTTTAAATATGGATTTTTTAAAATTATTCCTTCTGCTTTTTTATTTACTAATTCTTCTAAATATTTATTTAAATGTTTTTTATCTTTACAAATTATTTGAGGAATAATTTTTATGAAATTATTTGGATTTTTATTTAACCAAATTTTTATTTTTTCTAATCTTTTATCAAAATTTCCTTTTATATTGGGGACTTCAAAGATATTATACGTTATTTGTTGCCAATCTTTTGATGGATTTGTATCAAGAACTATATTTTGAATATTCTCGAAATCATCTCTTTTTGTATAAAGTTCCCCATCTAGTTCAAATGGTGGAAAATTTTTTGTAAACCAAATTGGTGCATAGATTTTATTTCCATTTTTACTAAGTAGTTCTTTACCATTCCAATAAGCTCTAATTCCATCTAATTTTTCACTCATATACCATCCGTTTATTTGATGTTTAGTTTCATCATAAATATTTGCTTTTTGTAAATCTAGTGCATACATTGAGATATTTAGTAAAAAGATAAGTATAAGTTTCATTTTTAAATCCATTAAATAATATAATTTATTATATTTATAATATTCTTAAATATTTGAAAAACATCATAAAACCATAATAAATATTTAGCTAAAATAATCCACTTTTCAGAAGAAATAGATATAAAAGGACTCAAATTGGGTGAAAATAAGATATTAGATGAAAATAGCAAAAAGATATTATTAGATTCAATTAGAAGTGTAAAAGATTTTCCAAAAGCGGGCATTGTATTTAAAGATATTACGACTTTATTAAATAACAAAGATGCATTTAAACTTTTGATGAATCACTTAGAAGATAGATATAAATCTTATAATTTAGATTATATTGCTGGAATTGATTCAAGAGGTTTTATATTTGGTTCAGCTTTAGCAGATAGATTAGGTGTTGGTTTTGTTCCTGTTAGAAAAAAGGGAAAATTACCAAACACAACTGTTTGTGAAAAATATGAGTTAGAGTATGGTTTTGATGAGGTTGAATTACATCTTGATGCTTTCAATAATCAAAAAAATGTAAATGTTTTATTAATTGATGATATTATTGTAAGTGGTGGAACTGCATACGCAGCAGCAAATTTAATAAAAAAACTTGATGTAAATTTAGTTGAAATGTGTTTTTTAATGAATATTCATATTTTAAATGGTGCAAAAAAATTAAGTGAAGTTGCACCTGTATATTCTGTATTAGAAATTTAATAAAAAGAGAAATAAATGAGTAATTATATTCCAAAACCTAGTATTTTTGATCCTGATGATAAAGGACAATTTGGTATTTTTGGAGGTCAATATGTACCTGAAACTTTAATGCCAATTTTAAAAGAATTAGAAGCAACATATAAAAAATATAGATTTGATGAAGAGTTTTGGGCAGAAGTAAATGCTTTATTAAAAGATTATGTAGGACGAGAAAATCCACTTTATTTTGCAAAAAATATAAGTGAAGAAATAGGTGCAAAAGTTTATTTAAAAAGAGAAGATTTAAATCATACGGGCGCTCATAAAGTAAATAATGTTATAGCTCAAGGATTACTTGCTAAAAGAATGGGCAAAACGAAAGTAATTGCAGAAACAGGAGCTGGGCAACATGGAGTTGCAACTGCTACAATTGCAGCACTTATGGGATTAGAATGTACAGTGTTTATGGGTGCAAAAGATGTAGAAAGACAAGAATTAAATGTATTTAGAATGAAACTTTTAGGAGCTAAAGTAATAGCAGTTGAAAGTGGAAGTAAAACTTTAAAAGATGCAATGAATGATGCTATTAGATATTGGGTTACAAACGCACGTGATACATTTTATATAATTGGAACAGTTGCTGGTCCTCACCCATATCCTATGATGGTGCGAGATTTTCAAGCAGTTATAGGTTATGAAGCAAGAAAACAGATTTTAGAAAAGGAGGGAAAACTTCCTGATTATGTTGTTGCATGTATTGGTGGTGGATCAAATGCAATAGGTATGTTTTCACATTTTTTAGAAGATAAAGAAGTAAGTTGCGTTGGTATTGAAGCTGGTGGTTTAGGGTTAGATACTGATAAACATGGATGTAGTTTGGAAAAAGGAAGTCCTGGAGTATTACATGGACAATGTTCATATTTACTTCAAGATGAAGATGGACAAATTTTAGAAGCTCACAGTATAAGTGCAGGACTTGATTATCCAGGAATTGGACCTGAACACGCTTTTCACAAAGATAATAAAACAGTAAGTTATGATTCTATAACTGATAAAGAAGCTTTAGATGCTTTTGTATGGTTGAGTAGAGCAGAGGGAATTATTCCAGCTTTTGAATCATCTCATGCAATTGCATACTTAAAAAAAGCAAAAGAAAAATTAAAAGGAAAAATAGTTATCATAAGTCTATCTGGACGTGGAGATAAAGATATGATACAAGCAAAAAGTTTGTTAGATTTTAAGTAGTAGGGATAAAATGTGAAAGAACTTTTTAGAAAGATCCAGCCTTATTCAGGGAAGATATTAACTATTATTTTAATAGTGTTTTTCTCTTTTCTTATTTACAATTTATATCAAGCTCCTGTTGAAGGAATTGAAGAAAAGTTTATATACCTACTTAAAAAATATGGTTATATAATTCTTTTTGCCTGGGGAATGCTTGAAGGTGAAGCTGGTCTGATTATGGCTGGATTATTGTCTCATACCGGTGATATGAATTTATATATAGCTATTTTTGTAGCTGGACTTGGTGGCTTTGCTGGTGATCAAGTCTATTTTTATATTGGAAGATTTAATAAATCTTATGTTCACAAAAAATTTAAAAATCAAAGAAGAAAATTTGCCCTTGCTCATTTATTACTTAAAAAGCATGGTTGGCCTATAATTTTTATACAAAGATATATGTATGGAATGAGAACAGTTATTCCCATTTCAATTGGTCTTACAAGATATAGTGCTAAAATGTTTGCGTTTATAAATCTAATATCAGCTTGGTGTTGGGCTGCCCTTACAATAGTACCAGTTTGGTATTTTGGAAATGAAATATTAGTTGTATTAGAGTGGATAAAAGAGCATTGGTATTTAGCTATTCCAATTGCTGCAATATTTGGTGGAAGTATTTTATACTATATAAATCAAACTACAAAAAAAGTAGAAAAAAGAGGTCAAAATGAAGATTAATTTAGTAAAAAAAAGTGAAAAAGTTAGTTCAGAAATTGAAATAATTTTTGTAAAAGAAATTGATAGTATTGATAATGACAAAGAACTTTTAGAAATTCTTGATTTTAAAGCAAAAGATGAAACTTGTGTTTTATTAGCTGAATCTAAAAAAGTTTATGTAGGATATGAAGAAAATAGTTATGATTGCATTGCAATAGCAGTAGCAACAGCAATTAAAAAAATCCAAACAACAAAATTTAAAAGTGCTAAAATTGAATTAACACCTGAATTAGAAGAACATTTTAAAGCTTTAGTTGAAGGTGCAGTGTTAGGTGAATATAAATTTACTGATTATAAATCAGAAAAAGATGAAAAAATAAAATTAGAGTTAGATATAGTAGTTGAAGAAAAATCATCTAAACTAGAAACAATTTTAAAAGATTCAAAAATCATTGCAAAAGCTGTAAATAAAGCAAGAAATATGGTAAATACAGCTCCTGCTGATTTTTATCCTGAAATTATGGCTTCTATGGCTGAAGAAATTGCAAAAGATGTAGAAATAAAATGTGAAATACATGGTGAAAAATATTTAGAAAAACACAATATGATGGCAATGCACAGTGTTGGACGTGCCTCTATTCATGAATCAAAACTTATTCATCTAACATATAAACCTAAAAATCCTAAGTTTAAAATTGTTTTAGTTGGAAAAGGTTTGACATATGATTCAGGTGGTTTATCTTTAAAACCAAGTGATTTTATGGTTACAATGAAAGCTGATAAATCAGGTGGTTGTGCAGTTTTATCAACACTTTGGGCAATTGCAAAATTAGAACTTCCTTTTGAAGTTCATGGAATAGTTGGTGCGGTTGAAAATATGATAGGTGGAAATGCATATAAACCTGATGACATTTTAACAGCAAGAAATGGGAAAACAATAGAAGTAAGAAATACAGATGCAGAAGGAAGATTAGTTCTTGCAGATTGTTTATGTTATGCTCAAGATGAAATAAAAGATATTGATTATATTTTTGATTATGCTACATTAACAGGTGCTTGTGTAGTTGGTGTTGGTGAGTATACAACAGGAATTATGGGGAATAATGAAGTATTAAAAAGAAATACAGTTGCAAGTGCTTTAAAAGCTGGAGAATATGCAACATCGTTAGATTTTAACAGATATTTGAAAAAAACTATTAAATCTGAAATTGCAGATATTTGTAATGTTGCAAATACAAGATATGGTGGAGCAATAACTGCTGGAATGTTCTTAGACAATTTTATTTATGATGAAAATAAAAGTAAATGGGTACATTTTGATATAGCAGGTCCTGCATATGTAGAAAAAAATTGGGGATATAACTCTATTGGAGCAAGTGGAGCAGGGGTAAGAACTACAATTGGATTTTTACAAGATTTATTAGAAAATTAAAATAATGGGGAAAACCCCATTATTATTTTTTAGGTTCAGTAACAAGTGAGATATTAAAAAAATCATTTTTTTGTAATATTTCTAAAATCTCAACTATCTTTTCATATTTTACATCTTTGTCAATTCTAAAGATTATATTTTTTTGTTTATTATCTATTAATTCTATCTCTTTTTCTAGCTCTTCTAAAGTTGTCTCTTTACCAAAAAGTGCAAGCTTTTCACCATCAAGTTCAATAACCAACTCTTTTTCTTTTAATTCTATTTCTTGAGCTGTTGAGCTTGGAAGATTTAAAACTAAAGCAAGTTCATCTTTTTTGAATACAGAAGATACAATGAAAAATATAAGTAAGATAAAAACAACATCAATAAGTGGCGTAATATCTGGAGTTAATATTTCTCTTTTTTTCATATCTTTTTAAGAACCTCTTTTTGAATTTTTAGTTCAATATCATCTAAAATTCCTACAATATAGTTGTATCCAATATAATGAGGAATCGCTACAATTAAACCAGCTATAGTTGTGATTAACGCAACAGAAATTCCATTTGAAAATATAGATGGATCACCTAAACCACTTTTTGTAATAGAATCAAATGAATCTAAAACACCAATAACTGTACCTAAAAGACCAAGTAAAGGTGCAACAGATGCGATTATTTTAACAGTATTTAATCCAAATTCTAATTTTCTAATTTTTCTATTGATATAATTTTCAATAGAATCTTTTTTAAATTCTTGACTATTTGACTTCGCAAAATTAATGATTTCAGATATCAGAAGTTCTCTTTTATTTCCAGATAACGCAATAACAACAAGTTTCCAAAACATAATTGTAAAACCTATAATATTTAGAAAAATAAGTATATAAACTATTATTCCACCCCTATCAATATAATTGATTAAATCAATTCCCATTCATTAGCTCCTTGTGATTTGATAAACAATTGGTACAGTAATTTCCCAAGAGTTTTTATTTAATTTTTCTGGTATTGGTTCAAAATTACTAATTTTGGTTAAAATCTCAATTGCTGCTTCATCTAACTTTTCAAAACTTGATTTTTTAACTATTCTTATGTTTTTGATTTGTCCATCTTTTGAAACAACAAAACAAACATGAACTTTTCCCATTTGGTTTAATCTTTTAGCAGATTTAGGATAGATTTTATTTTTTTCTATCAACATTCTAATTTTGGCTAAATATTCATTTTCCAAAGCATCTTTTAAAGATGGATCAATATCTTTTTTTACACTTTTAATATCAGAAGAACTCTCAAGTGGAATAACTTCTTTTATTTCCTGTTTAACTTCTTTTATCTCCTCTATTTTTTTTTCAACCTTTTTTTCAACTTTTTTCTCTTTTTTATGATGTTCTTTTTTCTTCACTTGTTTGATTTTGTTTTTACTTTCAGTTTTAGGTAAAGGTTTAATTTCAACAGGTTTCTCAATAACTGGTTCTACCACAGGTTCAGGCTTTTTTAATACTACATTTTGTAAATTTATCTTTGTAACTTGAGCAGGAGGTTCAGCAGGTAATTCCACCTCTTCAGTGACTTTTAAATTTGCAAATAGTAACAAATGTGCTGATATTGTTAGTGTTAATATAACTAATAGACTTTTTTTGTTTTCCATAAGTGCAATTTTAATACAATATTGATAATAATTATCTTAATTGAAATTAAATATTAAAAAGTTGTTAAAAAATCATTAAAAGAAAATATATATAATTCAACTGAATAAAAAAGAAGGATTGTCATTTGCGTAAAATAATAGTATGCTCACTATTTTGTAGTTTAGCCTTTGCAAATAACCTAGATATTTTGCAAAAAGATAAAAAAGAATCAAGAGAACTCGAAAAGAAATACATTGAATCAAATTATGAGAGTAATAAAAATGATTGGATTTCTCCTATAAATTTAAATTCAAGTTTAAATAGAAGTCATTCAATATCTAGTGATAATGATAAATTTTCAAAAAGTGTATCCATTGGATTTACACAAAGTATTTATGAATCAGGTGGCATAGAATTTACTATTCAGTATGCAAAGGATAAACTAAAGTATGATTTATTATCTTGGGAAAATCAAAATTCTCAACTTCTAGAATCAATTTACGATACATTGCTTGAAATATCAAAATTAAAATTGCAAATTGAACAAAGTCGTTATAAACTTGAAAATAAAGATATAGAATTAATTATAAAAAAGATTCAATATGAAGCAGGAAGAACAGATATTGTAGAGTTAAATAATGCAATTATGGCAAAAAACACTCAATTTAAAGATAACATTTCTTTAGAAAATTCTTTAAAAGATAAAGAGTATGAGTTATCAAAATATACAGATTTAAAATATGATGAAATAGAAATCTTAGATTTTAAAAATGTTTCGAAAGAGGATTTTATTAATTATAATTTAGATTTTTTACAAGAAGATTCAAAAGTTGAAATGTTAAATACAAGTTATAAAAAAACAAAAACAAACTATCTTCCAAAAGTCTCTTTAGGTGCAACAGGTTCTTATTCTAATATAGATGATTTGATAAAAAATGCAAATGAAGATGAAACTTCTGCCTCAGCATCTCTAACGCTTTTGGTTCCTTTATATGATTATAATAAATCAAATAAATTACAAGATTCAAAATTGGAATATTTAAAACAAAGAAGCCAAGTAAATGATTTGAAAAATGAAATTGCATATGAATATGAACAGATATTAAATCAAATAGATACATATGAAAAATATAATAAAACTATAGATGATAATATTAAATTATATAATGAATTAATAAGTGCAAATATAAGTTCAAATGAAGCTGGAATGACTTCTGTATATGATTTAGATATATTAAAAAATACAAAAAAAATAAACGAGTATGATATGTTGATAAATGATATAAATATCAAATTAGAATACTCAAAACTATATTTTAAGATTAAAGGCTAAAGTAAATGCAAGATACAAAATTGATTAAAGAATTAGATAATTATGGAAATAAGAAATCAAAAAAAGTATATTTTTGGATGATTTTGATTGGCTTATTAGTATTAGTTGGAGCGTATTATTATTTTATATATAAAAAGAATCAAAATGTTCAAACAGTTGAATACTTAACAAAAAAAGTTACTAGAGGAGATTTATCTGTTGTTGTAAATGCAACGGGAAATTTAAATCCTACAAATAGCGTTGATATTGGTATTGAGGTATCAGGAACGATAAAAGAAATTTATGTAGATTTTAATGATGAGGTTGAAGTAGGGCAAGTTTTAGCAAAACTTGATACAACAAAATTACAATCAGAAGTTGATAGTTTAACAGCATCATTAACTATTGCAAAAGCAAACCAAAAAGAGAGTGAAGTAAATCTTAGAAATAAAAAGTCTGTTTATGATAGAACTTTAAAAATGTTTAAAAGTTCAGGTGGAAAATATCCATCACAAAATGAATTAGATGATACAAAATTCACTTATGAAGCTGCAATATCATCTTTGGAAGCTTCAAAAGCTAAGGTTGAGCAAGCAGTTTATAATCTAAAAACAGCTCAACAAAATCTTGAAAAAGCTGTAGTAAAATCTTCTATTAAAGGTATTGTTTTAAATAGAGAAGTTGAAGTTGGACAAACTGTTGCTGCTTCAATGTCAACTCCAACTTTATTTACTTTGGCAAAAGATTTGACAAATATGGATTTGATTGTAAGTATAGATGAAGCGGATGTTGCAGATATTAAAAAAGATTTACCAGTTAGTTTTTCAGTTGATGCATATCCAAATAGAATATTTCAAGGGAAAATAAAACAAGTAAGATTAAATCCAGTTGATGTAAATGGAGTAATTACTTATGAAACAGTAGTTTCAGTGAATAATGAAGAATTACTTTTAAGACCAGGTATGACAGCAACTGCTAAGATTATTACTAAACAAAGCAAAGATAAGTTAATTATTCCAAATGGTGCTTTACGATTTAAATTAAAAAATCAAACTTTAGAAAAACAAACAACAATGAATTTTGTAGGACCTCCAAAACGTCCATCAGGTGATAATGGAGCTAAAAATATAGCAAAAAAAGAGTTTTCTACAATATATGTTTTAGAAAATAATCAGCCGAAAAAAATGATGATTAAAGTTTTAGATACAGATGGTAAATCAACAACAATTGAATCAAAAGATTTAAAAATTGATGATGAGGTAATAATCTCTCAAAAGAGTGATAATGGAAACTAAAAAAACTATCATTGAATTTAAAAATATTGTAAAAACTTATGGTGTAGGAGAAGCTCAAACTTTTGCTTTAAATGGAGTAAGTTTTACAATAAATGAAGGTGAATTCATCGCTATCATGGGAGCAAGTGGTAGTGGAAAATCAACTTCTATGAATATGATAGGATGTTTGGATAAACCAAGTAGTGGCGAATATTTTTTTAATGGAATTAATGTTGAAAAATTAAATAGAAATCAAATGGCACTTTTACGAAGAAATTATTTAGGATTTGTTTTTCAAGGCTTTAATTTATTAGGAAGAACATCAGCATTAGAAAATGTTGAATTACCTTTGATTTATAGAAAAGTTCCAGCAAAAGAAAGAAAAACTTTAGCATTTGAAGCTTTAAAAAAAGTTGGTCTTGAAAGTGTTGCTCATCATACTCCTGCTGAATTAAGTGGTGGACAGCAGCAACGTGTTGCAATTGCAAGGGCAATTGTAACAAATCCTTTAGTTTTATTAGCTGATGAACCAACAGGAAATCTTGATAGTATAAAAAGTTTAGAAATTATGAATTTATTAAAACAGTTAAATGAAGAATCAGGAATTACTATAATTATGGTAACACATGAGGAAGAGATGGCAAAATTTGCAAATAGAGTTATCTATTTTAGAGATGGTCATATTGAAGATAGTTTGAAAAAAGGATTTAAATAATGTTAGTAAATGCCTTTTTAATTGCTTTAAAAGAGATACGAAGAAATATATTAAGATCTTTTCTTACAATATTAGGAATTGTAATTGGAGTGGCTTCAGTTATTGCTATGGTTATGATAGGTGATGGAACAACTGAAAATGTAAAAGAGAGTATTTCGAAATTAGGAACAAATATGTTAACTTTAAGAGTGGGACAAGAAAGACGAGGACCACCACGAGAAGATAATAGTTCTAAACCTTTTACAAATGAAGATATAACAGCAATAAAAAATGAAGTTCAAAATATAAAAGCAGTTGCAGCTGAAAATTCTGCAACAGTTAATGTGGTATATGGAAATAAAAGTAATAGTTCTTCTGTAATTGGTACAAGTAATGATTATTTTATTATAAAAGATTGGGAAGTAACTGATGGAAGAACATTTGATGATGCTGAGTTAAATAGTGGAAAATCTTCTTGTATAATT belongs to Arcobacter defluvii and includes:
- a CDS encoding TolC family protein, whose product is MRKIIVCSLFCSLAFANNLDILQKDKKESRELEKKYIESNYESNKNDWISPINLNSSLNRSHSISSDNDKFSKSVSIGFTQSIYESGGIEFTIQYAKDKLKYDLLSWENQNSQLLESIYDTLLEISKLKLQIEQSRYKLENKDIELIIKKIQYEAGRTDIVELNNAIMAKNTQFKDNISLENSLKDKEYELSKYTDLKYDEIEILDFKNVSKEDFINYNLDFLQEDSKVEMLNTSYKKTKTNYLPKVSLGATGSYSNIDDLIKNANEDETSASASLTLLVPLYDYNKSNKLQDSKLEYLKQRSQVNDLKNEIAYEYEQILNQIDTYEKYNKTIDDNIKLYNELISANISSNEAGMTSVYDLDILKNTKKINEYDMLINDINIKLEYSKLYFKIKG
- a CDS encoding energy transducer TonB, with translation MENKKSLLVILTLTISAHLLLFANLKVTEEVELPAEPPAQVTKINLQNVVLKKPEPVVEPVIEKPVEIKPLPKTESKNKIKQVKKKEHHKKEKKVEKKVEKKIEEIKEVKQEIKEVIPLESSSDIKSVKKDIDPSLKDALENEYLAKIRMLIEKNKIYPKSAKRLNQMGKVHVCFVVSKDGQIKNIRIVKKSSFEKLDEAAIEILTKISNFEPIPEKLNKNSWEITVPIVYQITRS
- a CDS encoding MotA/TolQ/ExbB proton channel family protein, with the translated sequence MGIDLINYIDRGGIIVYILIFLNIIGFTIMFWKLVVIALSGNKRELLISEIINFAKSNSQEFKKDSIENYINRKIRKLEFGLNTVKIIASVAPLLGLLGTVIGVLDSFDSITKSGLGDPSIFSNGISVALITTIAGLIVAIPHYIGYNYIVGILDDIELKIQKEVLKKI
- a CDS encoding DedA family protein — its product is MKELFRKIQPYSGKILTIILIVFFSFLIYNLYQAPVEGIEEKFIYLLKKYGYIILFAWGMLEGEAGLIMAGLLSHTGDMNLYIAIFVAGLGGFAGDQVYFYIGRFNKSYVHKKFKNQRRKFALAHLLLKKHGWPIIFIQRYMYGMRTVIPISIGLTRYSAKMFAFINLISAWCWAALTIVPVWYFGNEILVVLEWIKEHWYLAIPIAAIFGGSILYYINQTTKKVEKRGQNED
- a CDS encoding leucyl aminopeptidase, whose product is MKINLVKKSEKVSSEIEIIFVKEIDSIDNDKELLEILDFKAKDETCVLLAESKKVYVGYEENSYDCIAIAVATAIKKIQTTKFKSAKIELTPELEEHFKALVEGAVLGEYKFTDYKSEKDEKIKLELDIVVEEKSSKLETILKDSKIIAKAVNKARNMVNTAPADFYPEIMASMAEEIAKDVEIKCEIHGEKYLEKHNMMAMHSVGRASIHESKLIHLTYKPKNPKFKIVLVGKGLTYDSGGLSLKPSDFMVTMKADKSGGCAVLSTLWAIAKLELPFEVHGIVGAVENMIGGNAYKPDDILTARNGKTIEVRNTDAEGRLVLADCLCYAQDEIKDIDYIFDYATLTGACVVGVGEYTTGIMGNNEVLKRNTVASALKAGEYATSLDFNRYLKKTIKSEIADICNVANTRYGGAITAGMFLDNFIYDENKSKWVHFDIAGPAYVEKNWGYNSIGASGAGVRTTIGFLQDLLEN
- a CDS encoding efflux RND transporter periplasmic adaptor subunit; protein product: MQDTKLIKELDNYGNKKSKKVYFWMILIGLLVLVGAYYYFIYKKNQNVQTVEYLTKKVTRGDLSVVVNATGNLNPTNSVDIGIEVSGTIKEIYVDFNDEVEVGQVLAKLDTTKLQSEVDSLTASLTIAKANQKESEVNLRNKKSVYDRTLKMFKSSGGKYPSQNELDDTKFTYEAAISSLEASKAKVEQAVYNLKTAQQNLEKAVVKSSIKGIVLNREVEVGQTVAASMSTPTLFTLAKDLTNMDLIVSIDEADVADIKKDLPVSFSVDAYPNRIFQGKIKQVRLNPVDVNGVITYETVVSVNNEELLLRPGMTATAKIITKQSKDKLIIPNGALRFKLKNQTLEKQTTMNFVGPPKRPSGDNGAKNIAKKEFSTIYVLENNQPKKMMIKVLDTDGKSTTIESKDLKIDDEVIISQKSDNGN
- a CDS encoding ExbD/TolR family protein produces the protein MKKREILTPDITPLIDVVFILLIFFIVSSVFKKDELALVLNLPSSTAQEIELKEKELVIELDGEKLALFGKETTLEELEKEIELIDNKQKNIIFRIDKDVKYEKIVEILEILQKNDFFNISLVTEPKK